One region of Salvia miltiorrhiza cultivar Shanhuang (shh) chromosome 3, IMPLAD_Smil_shh, whole genome shotgun sequence genomic DNA includes:
- the LOC131016745 gene encoding type I inositol polyphosphate 5-phosphatase 8-like isoform X2, with amino-acid sequence MRQEGKFLKSNSWPKTVARKWLNLKGGSDEFDSDYDTKAFLQRSLKCCSDDGPSTVVPEELSEEWLMETSDEIERPGFDQLVPPVSTDLDLRMFVGTWNVGGKTPEDDLNIDDWLKTKTPADIYVLGFQEIVPLNAGNVLGQEDYSPAAKWLSLIRHSLNGDSVNPASKRSLTVTDHDNYFDDILSLSSSSSSSEDDSPSPTKHQKYCLAASKQMVGLFLCVWVREDLNHQISSLKVSCVGTGIMGYLGNKGSVSISMRLQRTTFCFVCTHLASGEKEGAETRRNLDVMEILKRTRFSHSVPHNILDHDKIIWLGDLNYRLASVCGDDTYQQLERNDWQALLQKDQLRLEQKAGRVFQGWEEGEIYFAPTYKYIANSDTYASQTSSPKEKRRTPAWCDRIMWKGEGLQQMCYFRSESRFSDHRPVYSVFTVTGGKQTDE; translated from the exons ATGAGACAAGAAGGAAAATTTCTCAAG tCCAACTCGTGGCCGAAAACGGTGGCCAGAAAATGGTTGAATTTAAAGGGTGGATCGGATGAATTTGACTCAGATTATGACACAAAAG CTTTTCTTCAGAGGAGTTTGAAGTGTTGCTCCGACGATGGGCCTTCCACCGTCGTGCCGGAGGAATTATCAG AGGAGTGGTTGATGGAAACGAGCGACGAAATTGAGCGCCCAGGATTTGACCAGCTTGTGCCACCTGTCTCTACTGATCTTGACCTCAG GATGTTTGTTGGGACATGGAATGTAGGAGGCAAGACTCCAGAAGACGATCTAAACATAGATGATTGGTTAAAGACCAAAACACCGGCCGACATTTATGTACTCGG GTTCCAAGAGATTGTACCTCTAAATGCTGGCAATGTGTTAGGCCAAGAGGACTATAGCCCGGCTGCAAAGTGGCTTTCCCTAATCCGCCACTCTTTAAACGGCGATTCAGTTAATCCCGCATCCAAACGCTCTCTAACAGTGACCGATCATGATAATTATTTCGATGACATTTTGAGTTTGAGCTCGAGTTCGAGTTCGAGTGAAGACGATTCACCTAGTCCCACGAAACATCAGAAGTATTGTTTGGCTGCCAGCAAGCAGATGGTAGGCCTGTTTTTGTGCGTGTGGGTTCGTGAGGACTTGAATCACCAAATTAGTAGTTTGAAGGTTTCGTGTGTTGGGACAGGCATCATGGGATACCTAGGAAATAAG GGATCGGTATCTATCAGCATGAGGCTGCAACGAACCACATTTTGCTTCGTGTGTACTCACCTTGCATccggagagaaagagggagctGAAACTAGAAGAAATTTGGACGTTATGGAGATTTTGAAGCGAACAAGATTCTCACATTCAGTCCCTCATAACATTTTAGACCATGA CAAGATAATTTGGCTCGGGGACTTGAATTATCGGCTTGCATCTGTGTGTGGCGATGATACATACCAACAACTTGAAAGGAATGACTGGCAAGCGCTTCTCCAGAAAGATCag TTAAGATTGGAACAAAAAGCGGGGCGAGTATTCCAAGGGTGGGAAGAAGGGGAAATATATTTTGCTCCAACCTATAAATACATCGCAAATTCGGACACATATGCTTCCCAAACCTCCTCGCCCAAAGAGAAGCGTCGAACACCTGCCTG GTGTGATAGAATTATGTGGAAAGGCGAAGGGCTTCAGCAAATGTGTTATTTTAGGAGCGAATCAAGATTTTCAGACCATAGGCCTGTCTACTCGGTGTTCACCGTGACGGGCGGCAAACAAACAGACGAATAA
- the LOC131016745 gene encoding type I inositol polyphosphate 5-phosphatase 8-like isoform X1: MRQEGKFLKSNSWPKTVARKWLNLKGGSDEFDSDYDTKAFLQRSLKCCSDDGPSTVVPEELSEEWLMETSDEIERPGFDQLVPPVSTDLDLRMFVGTWNVGGKTPEDDLNIDDWLKTKTPADIYVLGYVFIHINIIYVSSIKPILILICYIWFRFQEIVPLNAGNVLGQEDYSPAAKWLSLIRHSLNGDSVNPASKRSLTVTDHDNYFDDILSLSSSSSSSEDDSPSPTKHQKYCLAASKQMVGLFLCVWVREDLNHQISSLKVSCVGTGIMGYLGNKGSVSISMRLQRTTFCFVCTHLASGEKEGAETRRNLDVMEILKRTRFSHSVPHNILDHDKIIWLGDLNYRLASVCGDDTYQQLERNDWQALLQKDQLRLEQKAGRVFQGWEEGEIYFAPTYKYIANSDTYASQTSSPKEKRRTPAWCDRIMWKGEGLQQMCYFRSESRFSDHRPVYSVFTVTGGKQTDE, encoded by the exons ATGAGACAAGAAGGAAAATTTCTCAAG tCCAACTCGTGGCCGAAAACGGTGGCCAGAAAATGGTTGAATTTAAAGGGTGGATCGGATGAATTTGACTCAGATTATGACACAAAAG CTTTTCTTCAGAGGAGTTTGAAGTGTTGCTCCGACGATGGGCCTTCCACCGTCGTGCCGGAGGAATTATCAG AGGAGTGGTTGATGGAAACGAGCGACGAAATTGAGCGCCCAGGATTTGACCAGCTTGTGCCACCTGTCTCTACTGATCTTGACCTCAG GATGTTTGTTGGGACATGGAATGTAGGAGGCAAGACTCCAGAAGACGATCTAAACATAGATGATTGGTTAAAGACCAAAACACCGGCCGACATTTATGTACTCGGGTACGTATTCATTCACATTAATATCATATACGTATCATCAATCAAACCgatcttaattttaatttgttatatatggTTTAGGTTCCAAGAGATTGTACCTCTAAATGCTGGCAATGTGTTAGGCCAAGAGGACTATAGCCCGGCTGCAAAGTGGCTTTCCCTAATCCGCCACTCTTTAAACGGCGATTCAGTTAATCCCGCATCCAAACGCTCTCTAACAGTGACCGATCATGATAATTATTTCGATGACATTTTGAGTTTGAGCTCGAGTTCGAGTTCGAGTGAAGACGATTCACCTAGTCCCACGAAACATCAGAAGTATTGTTTGGCTGCCAGCAAGCAGATGGTAGGCCTGTTTTTGTGCGTGTGGGTTCGTGAGGACTTGAATCACCAAATTAGTAGTTTGAAGGTTTCGTGTGTTGGGACAGGCATCATGGGATACCTAGGAAATAAG GGATCGGTATCTATCAGCATGAGGCTGCAACGAACCACATTTTGCTTCGTGTGTACTCACCTTGCATccggagagaaagagggagctGAAACTAGAAGAAATTTGGACGTTATGGAGATTTTGAAGCGAACAAGATTCTCACATTCAGTCCCTCATAACATTTTAGACCATGA CAAGATAATTTGGCTCGGGGACTTGAATTATCGGCTTGCATCTGTGTGTGGCGATGATACATACCAACAACTTGAAAGGAATGACTGGCAAGCGCTTCTCCAGAAAGATCag TTAAGATTGGAACAAAAAGCGGGGCGAGTATTCCAAGGGTGGGAAGAAGGGGAAATATATTTTGCTCCAACCTATAAATACATCGCAAATTCGGACACATATGCTTCCCAAACCTCCTCGCCCAAAGAGAAGCGTCGAACACCTGCCTG GTGTGATAGAATTATGTGGAAAGGCGAAGGGCTTCAGCAAATGTGTTATTTTAGGAGCGAATCAAGATTTTCAGACCATAGGCCTGTCTACTCGGTGTTCACCGTGACGGGCGGCAAACAAACAGACGAATAA